The stretch of DNA GGCTTTTTGGCGTGCTTTCAGCTTCAACGGCATACTGTGCTCCAACCCGGGCTCGGCCATCTCTCTTTGTATCGGGTGCTACCTCCCGAGTCCTCCGTGATTGTATCTGCGCTTTAGACAACTTTGTCTGGCCAGACCGGCGTCGTTCCAATTCTTCTTCGCTCTCATCTGAATCAAAGAAAGTTCTGGCAGTTCTTGATCTACTTTCCCTGCGCACCCCACTACCCGGTCTTTCAAGATGTGGCTCTTGAATAGAATTTTCCCTAACAGAAGTCTTGGTTGGGCTAGAAATTGGACTGCCAGATCGTTCAGATAACTTCCCTGTATCACCTGAATATAAGTCATCCCTCGTCATGGATGATCTTGATTCCACAGGCTTGCCAACAGTATGTCTCCCATCGAGATGTTCACTGTGGTAATTTGCACCAAAAGAATTCTTGGTTGTGCATGAACCCATCTGTTCAGATGATGTGTCATTCTCTTTGAAATGCACTGATTCTTCAATGCTGGCAGGAGCTCCTTCTAAGGACCGTTTTCGCAAGTTATCCCCAGAAATTTTGTATTGTGGACCTTGCCTGAGTTTGTTTCTTAGTCCAGGAGTTAACCTTCCATAATTCAGGCCAACATCACCGTCATCGCTGTCATCAGATGTTGCTGAAGTTGGAATGCGGAAAGGCGAGGGCCGATTCTCATTTGCTCCTGTCATCCCTGAGGATGTACCTTCCAATTTATGTGGTTCTGTTTCTTCTTCTGAAAGATCATAATCTCTGCTTTGCACACGACCCAAGTTCCCCCGTGCTCCCAAATAGTCATATCTAGGTGAACCGCCACTGTTTTGCTCCTTGTGGAATACATCAGAACCTGGTGGATTCTGGTATTGCTTGCTGGGCCTAGATTCATGATCTTCAATACTATCATTAACATCAGGAACAAACTCTCCAGAATTCTTATTGAACATTTTGTTCTCAGAGTAATCAGATCCTCTTGAATGGGTCCTTAAGATATGCATGTCTGTACTTGTTTCCTCGTCAGAACTAACACCATCTGAATCAAAAGTAGGTGGTCTAGTATCATTCAGGGGAATATCCTCTTTGTTTGCTCCTAAATCATAAGATGGCTGTGTTTCTGTTCTTGAAAAGAGATTTGAAGTGCTACGATCAACCGGAGATTCACTTCTAGGCTGCTTACTCCAATCTGCACTTGAGAATCCCTTGTGGCCCTGCACAGTTGGCAGCTCTTCAGTATGTTTTGAAGCGAAATGATCCAGTAAGTTCTCTTTTTGAACATCATAGTCATATTCATCGAATAAAACAGCTGAAGAATCAGCTCCAGCTTTATCATTCTGGTTGTCCCAAGACGTACTGCTGCCACCGTGGGAAGCACTAAAATTACTATAGTGGTTATTCCTGCTCTCTTGATCAAAGCTAGCTTGCCTGCTTCCTATATCCTTGGTGTGGTGCCAATCAAATCCAGCATCTGGCAACCTTTCCTCATGCAAATCAAATGGGTGATCCTCAGGTCTTCTGATATTGCTTTCTTTCTCAGATGAATCATCAAAATATGGAGGCTCAGACGAATCATTAAAATATGGAGGCTCAGATGAATGAGCATGATGTGGTTCAGTTGGCATGTCATGATCAGTACGGCTTTCAGGAGCATACGAGTGGAGCTGAGAGGAGTAAGGAGTTGACATATTCTGGCTACTCACGTGATTTGTTTCTGCTCTTTCTTCATCTTTTCTTGCATTACTTGAGATCATCCTTGGATCATTAATACCTGAAATCTGCTCATTAAAAC from Triticum urartu cultivar G1812 chromosome 3, Tu2.1, whole genome shotgun sequence encodes:
- the LOC125544438 gene encoding uncharacterized protein LOC125544438; the encoded protein is MHRSKGKLSGVLSKGFKPDKCKIALKMAMARIKLLRNKKEVQVRQMRREVAQLLDGNQDQTARIRVEHVIREEKFMQAYDLIEVYCELIVARMSIIDSQKTCPIDLKEAIASVIFASMRCSDVTELADVRKNFTSKYGKEFATSALEVRPDSGVNRLVIEKLSAGAPDVQTKTKTLSSIAAEHNIKWEPKAFEEQKQNEDRMYGSTYSGGNIPTSGSSASSVPTPQPAAAPYSSVQPATSRVPAGPSYESSEAPANRNPHGTANSNASTQENRRGSDASVPPSFQHGAATYSSANIPGSNNYSNTGSSSVSRPHSQFGSTVPDPVSRTEEINRPRERKSSASGSNWNVEFKDAASAAQAAADSAEMASIAARAAAQLASRGNFYADQDTGACESTAYMNDTTPRKQQAGRLMKDGKSFNEQISGINDPRMISSNARKDEERAETNHVSSQNMSTPYSSQLHSYAPESRTDHDMPTEPHHAHSSEPPYFNDSSEPPYFDDSSEKESNIRRPEDHPFDLHEERLPDAGFDWHHTKDIGSRQASFDQESRNNHYSNFSASHGGSSTSWDNQNDKAGADSSAVLFDEYDYDVQKENLLDHFASKHTEELPTVQGHKGFSSADWSKQPRSESPVDRSTSNLFSRTETQPSYDLGANKEDIPLNDTRPPTFDSDGVSSDEETSTDMHILRTHSRGSDYSENKMFNKNSGEFVPDVNDSIEDHESRPSKQYQNPPGSDVFHKEQNSGGSPRYDYLGARGNLGRVQSRDYDLSEEETEPHKLEGTSSGMTGANENRPSPFRIPTSATSDDSDDGDVGLNYGRLTPGLRNKLRQGPQYKISGDNLRKRSLEGAPASIEESVHFKENDTSSEQMGSCTTKNSFGANYHSEHLDGRHTVGKPVESRSSMTRDDLYSGDTGKLSERSGSPISSPTKTSVRENSIQEPHLERPGSGVRRESRSRTARTFFDSDESEEELERRRSGQTKLSKAQIQSRRTREVAPDTKRDGRARVGAQYAVEAESTPKSPAKAFSNSSTEQRKVAPAYSRVSVQQSLPNPVRIEPPAARGRWQEDEPDGSSSPENEGNTETSAETLKVSTPTAGPAHVHPKLPTDYDSFAAHFKSLRTNRR